In one Acomys russatus chromosome 15, mAcoRus1.1, whole genome shotgun sequence genomic region, the following are encoded:
- the Zbtb7b gene encoding zinc finger and BTB domain-containing protein 7B, whose amino-acid sequence MGSPEDDLIGIPFPDHSSELLSCLNEQRQLGHLCDLTIRTQGLEYRTHRAVLAACSHYFKKLFTEGGGGAVMGTGGGGTAAGGAGAGVCELDFVGPEALGALLEFAYTATLTTSSANMPAVLQAARLLEIPCVIAACMEILQGSGLEAPSPDEEDCERARQYLEAFATATTTVSTSGTPNGEDSPPQVPLLPPPPPPPRPVARRSRKPRKAFLQTKGARANHLVPEAPTVLSHPLTYEEEDVVGRVGHSVSGGLGDSYSPPTGATSPPEGPLNYEVFEGEEEEEELVYPPAYGLAQTNEPPLSPEELGSDEDAIDPDLMAYLSSLHQDALAPGLDGQDKLVRKRRSQMPQECPVCHKIIHGAGKLPRHMRTHTGEKPFACEVCGVRFTRNDKLKIHMRKHTGERPYSCPHCPARFLHSYDLKNHMHLHTGDRPYECHLCHKAFAKEDHLQRHLKGQNCLEVRTRRRRKDDAPPHYPPPSTTAPPPAGLDLSNGHLDTFRISLARLWEQPAPTGPPVTTQGPPEEEEEEGTPTTPQAEGSMESS is encoded by the exons ATGGGGAGCCCTGAGGATGACCTGATTGGAATTCCATTCCCAGACCACAGCAGTGAGCTCCTGAGCTGCCTCAATGAGCAACGTCAGCTGGGCCATCTGTGCGACCTCACCATCAGGACGCAGGGTCTCGAGTACCGCACCCACAGGGCTGTGCTGGCTGCCTGTAGTCACTACTTCAAGAAGCTCTTCACGGAGGGTGGAGGGGGGGCTGTTATGGGAACAGGGGGTGGTGGGACAGCCGCTGGAGGAGCAGGGGCCGGTGTGTGTGAGCTGGACTTTGTAGGGCCAGAGGCCCTGGGCGCCCTGCTCGAATTCGCCTACACAGCCACACTGACCACCAGCAGCGCCAACATGCCGGCTGTACTCCAAGCCGCCCGGCTCCTGGAGATCCCGTGTGTCATTGCTGCCTGCATGGAGATTCTACAAGGCAGTGGGCTAGAAGCCCCTAGCCCGGATGAGGAAGACTGTGAGCGAGCCCGGCAGTACCTCGAGGCCtttgccactgccaccaccacagtCTCAACCTCAGGAACGCCCAATGGCGAAGACAGCCCTCCACAGGtacccctcctcccaccaccaccaccaccacctcgaCCCGTTGCCCGTCGCAGCCGCAAGCCGAGAAAAGCTTTTCTCCAAACCAAGGGGGCCCGAGCAAACCATCTGGTCCCTGAGGCGCCCACGGTACTCAGCCACCCCTTGACTTACGAAGAAGAAGATGTGGTTGGTAGAGTGGGCCACAGTGTGAGTGGTGGGCTTGGGGACAGCTACAGCCCTCCCACAGGTGCTACCTCACCTCCTGAGGGGCCCCTGAACTATGAAGTCTTTgagggtgaggaagaagaggaggagttgGTATATCCCCCAGCCTATGGGCTAGCACAGACCAATGAACCCCCACTATCACCAGAGGAGCTGGGCTCAGACGAAGATGCCATCGATCCCGACCTGATGGCCTACCTAAGTTCCCTGCACCAGGACGCCCTGGCACCAGGCCTGGACGGCCAAGACAAGCTGGTGCGTAAACGCCGTTCACAGATGCCCCAAGAGTGCCCGGTCTGTCACAAGATAATCCATGGGGCAGGCAAACTGCCGCGCCACATGAGGACCCATACTGGTGAGAAGCCTTTTGCCTGTGAGGTCTGTGGCGTCCGTTTTACCAG GAACGACAAGCTTAAGATCCACATGCGGAAACACACAGGAGAACGCCCCTACTCGTGCCCGCACTGCCCGGCCCGCTTCCTGCATAGCTACGACCTCAAGaaccacatgcacctgcacactgGGGACCGGCCCTACGAGTGCCACCTGTGCCACAAGGCTTTCGCCAAGGAGGACCACCTGCAGCGCCACCTCAAGGGCCAGAACTGCCTAGAGGTGCGCACCCGGAGGCGCCGCAAAGACGATGCGCCACCTCACTACCCACCGCCCTCGACCACCGCCCCGCCCCctgctggccttgacctctccAACGGCCACCTGGACACCTTCCGCATCTCCCTGGCTCGGTTATGGGAGCAGCCGGCTCCCACAGGACCACCGGTCACTACACAAGGGccccctgaggaggaggaggaggaggggacacCTACCACACCACAGGCTGAAGGCTCCATGGAGTCCTCTTAA